In the Topomyia yanbarensis strain Yona2022 chromosome 3, ASM3024719v1, whole genome shotgun sequence genome, one interval contains:
- the LOC131692582 gene encoding borealin-like — MVRTKPSRNGNTKRNRTSFQEEKLNAKLRDFDILASSMLASLESTMMEELDKITRIFQTERKRLPKRMLEMRMDDLKLMGIQPFSDFEKLAMDTCDTLSSMNSNESSRISLQVANDKGAKHSKSDEGYRTDDSAISSVPSDVLSSAKARPYGPLASAMKNRRRSKSVSNHTTPAKGHSSLLLGIKSKKTFGGSQSLLGDNSRLSRPKYRTPCAGHRLQAVSADRGMSLITPKVQPNTPLALMRHARIGESIYSVTGSPVITAAAMEETANVNIPVANGVLSIRPTEMDSIDPGLLQKIDTDTLENLKKLQMNLNKIMQIAEENNFMKSGC, encoded by the exons ATGGTTCGTACTAAACCTTCCCGGAATGGGAACACCAAACGCAATCGGACCAGTTTTCAGGAAGAAAAACTAAATGCCAAACTAAGGGATTTCGATATTTTAG CTAGCAGTATGTTAGCTTCATTAGAGTCTACGATGATGGAGGAGCTAGATAAAATCACCAGAATATTCCAAACTGAGAGAAAAAGGTTGCCGAAGCGAATGCTTGAAATGCGTATGGATGATCTGAAGCTGATGGGGATCCAACCTTTCTCGGATTTTGAAAAGCTGGCGATGGATACATGCGACACCTTGAGTTCGATGAATTCCAACGAATCTTCGCGTATTTCCCTACAGGTAGCGAATGATAAGGGCGCAAAACATTCGAAATCAGATGAAG GTTACCGTACAGATGATAGTGCTATCAGCAGTGTGCCATCGGATGTGTTGTCTTCTGCTAAGGCCCGTCCGTACGGTCCATTGGCGTCGGCAATGAAAAATCGTCGCCGCAGCAAATCGGTATCGAATCACACTACCCCGGCGAAGGGTCATTCATCGCTACTTCTTGGAATTAAATCAAAGAAAACTTTTGGTGGGAGTCAGTCTCTTCTCGGGGATAACTCACGCCTTTCGCGGCCCAAGTACCGCACGCCGTGCGCGGGCCATCGGCTACAGGCCGTGAGTGCCGATCGTGGAATGAGCCTGATTACACCAAAAGTACAACCAAACACACCTCTGGCGCTAATGCGGCATGCTCGGATTGGGGAGAGTATCTATTCGGTCACTGGTAGTCCGGTCATCACGGCTGCAGCGATGGAGGAAACGGCCAATGTTAATATTCCGGTTGCCAATGGAGTGCTTTCGATTCGTCCTACAGAAATGGACAGTATTGATCCGGGACTGCTGCAGAAGATTGATACGGACACGCTGGAAAACCTGAAAAAGTTACAGATGAACCTGAACAAAATTATGCAAATCGCagaggaaaacaattttatgaaATCGGGATGTtaa
- the LOC131689933 gene encoding zinc finger protein Xfin-like yields the protein MNEIEVKQEKDVDVDVQHQGGTAASDENCGSDQEIVVGIDEDHIKFLTSMASGDDSLDCPPEIGGSGRMSPADQGEEEDEDVMAAAESILSRTAERTNQPIYHCEYCNKSFTWLKSLTVHLRTHTNVKPYKCELCDRSFVRSDYLKYHIIKSHETNEQVFTCTACSGVFATNRGLLRHIRTEHGGHIERREINSTSVDCPSDSGSFAEVDEHGKFACTYCDESFVARNQLVDHMKRHLGEKPFRCDLCTKSFIRQDFLQCHRSNHLKSMDYKQNGFPSETSKRPRISLKKMEDLVQSNSASRAESSDDEADEGGASSSDSENQDELDVEESEEQRSLLAALLKEVSKTDDDRLQCPRCEKTFPEQSALKMHLRTHTAITPFKCPLCSLAFIRSDYLKNHLKKHIEDNGEDPGAPGAIDTSTLSFSMSSFANTVTAATSSQSLLKPISARPQSTGISLLKPPEERKPPDQQEYCIRTDDGKFMCTVCERVFSHQQTVRIHFRIHTNEKPYKCSHCSESFIRSDYLERHMKVHWKDGPGILPAMVGRSSLVPFGASDSSDSTSPQKLTIGRAGLLPENYHFVEAGDGQYACKICEQVFTHSDSLRKHALTHTEEKPFFCDICDRSFNRVDYLKEHFKSKRHRQALAETNGETIEEDDDSTTDTSLTGRMAKTKSPISPMTNALAERIEFQRTDDGRYKCTECDKTFVTAVTLKMHLRLHTGEKPYKCSMCSMAFIRSDYLKTHEKIHRQEAYMSHRRMRVKEDDDDDDGVDRSSGDESGDETGMHQVHTTGDYNGRLDVKQDPEIHIEDTVAVDDGEEAEEEEEEEDDSEDEQVIEVMVKEEDSDDDETEEEDDEGEENQDDQQEEEEEENDNNNSYENEDSASRASGGAGSEPTGPKTKHRCHVCRKEFAWPKSLKIHLRTHTGERPYECEVCGKSFTRSDSLKAHRNTHGDVRVLQCHLCDASFTNESGLIRHQKLEHGIEPLDV from the exons ATGAATGAGATTGAGGTGAAACAGGAAAAAGATGTGGACGTGGACGTGCAGCATCAGGGCGGAACGGCTGCAAGTGATGAAAATTGTGGATCTGATCAGGAAATTGTGGTCGGAATCGATGAGGATCATATAAAATTTCTGACCAGCATGGCGTCCGGTGATGATTCACTGGATTGCCCACCGGAAATAGGTGGTAGTGGCAGAATGAGCCCAGCAGATCAGGGTGAAGAGGAGGATGAAGATGTTATGGCTGCAGCAGAATCAATTTTATCGAGAACGGCAGAACGGACAAACCAGCCAATATATCACTGCGAGTACTGCAATAAGAGCTTCACTTGGCTTAAATCCCTCACGGTGCATCTTCGCACTCATACCAACGTAAAGCCGTATAAATGCGAATTATGCGATAGGTCTTTTGTAAGGTCCGATTATCTCAAATACCACATCATAAAGTCCCATGAAACTAACGAACAGGTTTTTACCTGTACTGCTTGTTCCGGAGTTTTTGCGACTAATCGAGGTTTGCTGCGGCATATTCGTACCGAACATGGCGGACATATTGAACGGAGGGAAATAAATTCCACGAGTGTGGACTGTCCTTCGGACAGCGGATCGTTCGCTGAAGTTGATGAACATGGAAAGTTTGCCTGTACTTACTGCGACGAGTCTTTCGTTGCTCGCAACCAGTTAGTGGATCACATGAAACGTCACTTGGGCGAAAAACCATTCCGATGTGATCTTTGTACGAAATCCTTTATTCGACAGGATTTCCTGCAATGTCATCGTTCCAACCATTTGAAATCAATGGATTATAAGCAGAATGGATTTCCGTCTGAAACATCCAAACGACCACGAATCAGCCTGAAGAAAATGGAAGATCTGGTACAATCCAATTCTGCTTCTAGGGCAGAGTCGAGCGATGATGAAGCGGATGAAGGCGGTGCAAGCTCTTCGGATAGCGAGAACCAGGATGAGTTGGATGTGGAAGAAAGCGAAGAACAGAGAAGTTTACTGGCAGCGTTACTGAAAGAGGTTTCCAAAACGGACGACGATCGACTTCAGTGTCCGCGGTGCGAGAAGACATTCCCGGAGCAGTCAGCGTTGAAGATGCACCTAAGGACGCACACTG CGATTACCCCGTTCAAATGCCCACTATGCAGCTTGGCATTCATTCGATCCGACTATCTGAAGAACCATCTGAAGAAACACATCGAAGACAATGGCGAGGATCCCGGAGCGCCAGGAGCAATTGATACCTCTACCTTATCGTTCAGCATGTCCAGCTTTGCAAACACAGTAACTGCCGCAACATCGTCACAATCGTTGCTCAAACCGATTAGTGCTCGGCCGCAGTCGACTGGAATCTCACTGCTTAAACCACCCGAGGAGAGAAAACCTCCCGATCAGCAAGAGTACTGCATCCGAACTGATGACGGTAAATTCATGTGCACAGTGTGTGAACGGGTGTTCTCCCATCAGCAAACCGTACGTATTCATTTTCGGATCCATACCAACGAGAAACCGTACAAATGTAGTCACTGCTCCGAATCGTTTATTCGGTCGGACTATCTGGAGAGGCATATGAAGGTGCACTGGAAAGATGGTCCGGGCATCCTGCCTGCGATGGTGGGAAGGAGCtctttggttccatttggggcgTCGGATAGTAGTGACTCGACGAGTCCCCAGAAACTGACCATTGGTCGGGCTGGTTTACTCCCGGAGAACTATCACTTTGTCGAAGCAGGTGATGGTCAGTATGCATGTAAAATTTGCGAACAAGTATTCACACATAGTGATTCATTGCGGAAGCATGCGCTCACCCACACGGAGGAAAAACCTTTCTTCTGCGATATCTGTGATCGATCTTTCAATAGGGTCGACTACCTTAAGGAGCATTTCAAATCGAAACGGCACCGACAAGCGCTAGCTGAGACGAACGGCGAGACGATCGAAGAAGATGATGATTCCACCACCGATACAAGTCTTACCGGACGTATGGCCAAGACAAAGTCCCCGATCAGCCCCATGACGAATGCTCTGGCAGAACGAATAGAATTCCAGCGAACCGATGACGGCCGCTACAAGTGTACAGAGTGTGACAAAACGTTCGTCACGGCGGTTACACTTAAAATGCATCTGCGGTTACATACGGGCGAGAAGCCGTACAAGTGCAGCATGTGCAGTATGGCATTTATTCGGTCGGATTACTTGAAAACGCATGAAAAAATACACCGACAGGAAGCGTACATGAGTCATCGACGGATGAGGGTTAAGGAAgatgatgacgatgacgatGGCGTAGATAGAAGTTCTGGCGATGAATCGGGAGATGAGACTGGTATGCACCAAGTGCATACGACGGGTGACTACAATGGTCGGCTAGATGTCAAACAAGATCCGGAGATACATATCGAGGATACAGTTGCCGTTGATGATGGTGAGGAAGCTGAAGAGGAGGAGGAAGAAGAGGACGACAGTGAAGATGAACAG GTTATTGAAGTGATGGTGAAAGAGGAAGACTCCGACGATGACGAAACTGAAGAGGAAGATGACGAAGG GGAAGAAAATCAGGATGACCAACAAGAGGAGGAGGAAGAGGAAAATGATAACAATAATAGCTACGAGAACGAGGATAGTGCATCGAGGGCAAGTGGTGGAGCCGGGTCCGAACCCACTGGTCCAAAGACCAAACACCGCTGTCATGTTTGTAGAAAGGAATTTGCCTGGCCCAAATCCCTGAAAATTCACCTCAGGACGCATACTGGTGAGCGGCCTTACGAGTGCGAGGTGTGTGGGAAAAGCTTCACCAGATCCGATAGCTTGAAGGCGCACCGTAATACACACGGTGATGTCAGGGTGCTACAGTGCCATTTGTGTGATGCAAGCTTTACGAATGAGAGCGGTCTGATACGACATCAAAAGTTGGAACACGGTATAGAACCACTGGATGTTTGA
- the LOC131690952 gene encoding borealin-like isoform X2, producing MTRTKIRRAVSKKRGSADERTRIENKMRDFEVNVECELANLELKFRDEMDRIQQLIDGMKARIPRKLQTMTMDQLKEYNEEAEIIEASFFGDRTHMTANMSAMLEKSARKKSKDDEESDNHERLSTLFSSKRMGPLMSAKYRRRSKSTSAINNSTTNHSLFQSMTANKSVLGRALGTSVTAKDRASRSKIKTPMTNRTKAISVDRMYGPITPKVHPNSAMAIIRHARLGECVYSITGSPVITANMLESTANVNIPVANGMLAIRPTEMDSVDPAIVGKIDPNVLSELKQLQENLNVIMRTLKL from the exons ATGACTCGCACAAAAATTCGTCGGGCAGTTAGTAAAAAGCGAGGATCTGCAGATGAACGAACTCGCATTGAGAACAAAATGAGAGACTTTGAAGTTAATG TTGAATGTGAGCTGGCTAATTTGGAACTTAAATTCCGAGATGAAATGGATCGAATTCAGCAACTAATTGATGGAATGAAAGCCAGAATACCGAGAAAGCTACAAACAATGACTATGGACCAGTTAAAAGAATAT aaCGAGGAAGCGGAAATAATAGAGGCGTCTTTCTTTGGGGATCGTACACATATGACGGCAAACATGAGCGCTATGTTGGAAAAATCTGCCCGTAAGAAGTCAAAAGATGACG AGGAAAGCGATAATCACGAGCGTCTGTCGACGCTGTTCTCATCAAAACGCATGGGACCACTGATGTCAGCAAAGTATCGACGAAGAAGTAAATCTACAAGCGCAATCAACAACTCTACCACAAATCACAGTCTTTTCCAGTCAATGACCGCAAATAAATCAGTTCTCGGGAGAGCACTAGGAACAAGTGTTACTGCTAAGGATCGTGCCTCAAG gtccaaaatcaaaacgCCAATGACAAACCGCACCAAGGCAATCAGTGTTGACCGTATGTATGGCCCCATTACACCCAAAGTGCACCCGAACTCTGCGATGGCCATAATTCGTCATGCCAGACTGGGAGAGTGTGTCTACTCAATCACGGGCAGTCCGGTTATCACTGCAAA CATGCTTGAGTCGACTGCTAACGTGAACATTCCGGTGGCAAATGGAATGTTGGCTATTCGACCGACCGAGATGGACTCGGTTGATCCAGCGATTGTGGGAAAAATTGATCCTAATGTGCTGAGTGAGCTAAAACAGTTGCAGGAGAATCTAAATGTGATCATGCGAACACTCAAACTGTGA
- the LOC131690952 gene encoding borealin-like isoform X1 → MTRTKIRRAVSKKRGSADERTRIENKMRDFEVNVECELANLELKFRDEMDRIQQLIDGMKARIPRKLQTMTMDQLKEYNEEAEIIEASFFGDRTHMTANMSAMLEKSARKKSKDDGYLTEESDNHERLSTLFSSKRMGPLMSAKYRRRSKSTSAINNSTTNHSLFQSMTANKSVLGRALGTSVTAKDRASRSKIKTPMTNRTKAISVDRMYGPITPKVHPNSAMAIIRHARLGECVYSITGSPVITANMLESTANVNIPVANGMLAIRPTEMDSVDPAIVGKIDPNVLSELKQLQENLNVIMRTLKL, encoded by the exons ATGACTCGCACAAAAATTCGTCGGGCAGTTAGTAAAAAGCGAGGATCTGCAGATGAACGAACTCGCATTGAGAACAAAATGAGAGACTTTGAAGTTAATG TTGAATGTGAGCTGGCTAATTTGGAACTTAAATTCCGAGATGAAATGGATCGAATTCAGCAACTAATTGATGGAATGAAAGCCAGAATACCGAGAAAGCTACAAACAATGACTATGGACCAGTTAAAAGAATAT aaCGAGGAAGCGGAAATAATAGAGGCGTCTTTCTTTGGGGATCGTACACATATGACGGCAAACATGAGCGCTATGTTGGAAAAATCTGCCCGTAAGAAGTCAAAAGATGACG GTTACCTTACAGAGGAAAGCGATAATCACGAGCGTCTGTCGACGCTGTTCTCATCAAAACGCATGGGACCACTGATGTCAGCAAAGTATCGACGAAGAAGTAAATCTACAAGCGCAATCAACAACTCTACCACAAATCACAGTCTTTTCCAGTCAATGACCGCAAATAAATCAGTTCTCGGGAGAGCACTAGGAACAAGTGTTACTGCTAAGGATCGTGCCTCAAG gtccaaaatcaaaacgCCAATGACAAACCGCACCAAGGCAATCAGTGTTGACCGTATGTATGGCCCCATTACACCCAAAGTGCACCCGAACTCTGCGATGGCCATAATTCGTCATGCCAGACTGGGAGAGTGTGTCTACTCAATCACGGGCAGTCCGGTTATCACTGCAAA CATGCTTGAGTCGACTGCTAACGTGAACATTCCGGTGGCAAATGGAATGTTGGCTATTCGACCGACCGAGATGGACTCGGTTGATCCAGCGATTGTGGGAAAAATTGATCCTAATGTGCTGAGTGAGCTAAAACAGTTGCAGGAGAATCTAAATGTGATCATGCGAACACTCAAACTGTGA